Within Bifidobacterium dentium JCM 1195 = DSM 20436, the genomic segment GGCAGTCCCGAAAGGCGCTGGATCTGCCGATGCCCAAGGTATGGGCGTTCGCGGTGGGCCAGTTCGGTTGGGCGTTGCTGTCCGGCATCATCTCGAATTGGCTGGTGTACTTCTACCAGCCCGACAACGAGACCATCGCGCAAGGCCAGACGGTATTCGTGCCGCAAGGGCTTGCAGTGCTTGGCGTCGTGACGGTGGTCGGTGGCATCACCGCGTTCGCGCGTTTCTTCGACGCCTTCGTGGACCCGGCCGTGGCAAGCCTGTCCGATCGTTGCCAGTCGGCCGTCGGCCGCCGCATGCCGTTCCTGAAGTGCGCCGCATTGCCGCTGGCTCTTGTCACCGTGCTGGTGTTCTGGAGTCCGATCAACGGAACCAGCTGGGTCAACGGTGTGTTCCTGTTCGTCGCCGTGATTGGCTATTACATCGCGCTTACGTTCTATTGCACTCCATACAACGCGCTTATCGCCGAACTCGGTCATGACTCCAAGCAACAGCTCACGATTTCCACCGCCATCTCGTTCACGTGGGTGGCGGGCACCGCCATCGCGTATGTCGCGCCGGTGGTCTGGGCCGGTTTCGTTCCGGGACTCGGCCGCGTGAACGCCATCCGCCTGACCTTCTCGATTATGGCCGCCATCGCGCTTGCCTGCATGCTCGTGCCGCCGCTGGCCATCAAGGAACGCGATTACGTCAACTCGCAACCGACCTCCGAGTCAACCGTCGAATCGTTGAAGCAGACCTTCGGTGACGGTGAATTCCGCAAGTTCGTTTGTTCCGACGTGGTTTACTGGGTGGCCATCACCACGTTCCAGACCGGCCTGCCGTTCTTCGTGACGAGTCTGCTGAAGCTGCCCGAAACCACTACGACGATTTACTTCGTGCTCATGACCGCGGTATCCGTGCTGTTCTACCTGCCGGTGAATCTGATGGCGAACCACGTCGGCAAAAAGAGGATCCTGCTCGTCGCATTCGCGATCTTCACCTGTGCATTCGCCTTCGCCGGCGCGCTTGGTTCCGGCTTGCTCGGCGCGATTCCGCCCATGGCGCAGGGGTTGATTCTTTCGATCGTCGGCGCGATTCCGATGGCCGCGTTCGGTATTCTTCCGCAGGCGATTGTGGCGAATATCGCCGATGCGAGCTCGAAGACGACCGGCCAGGACCGCCAGGGCATGTTCTATGCGGCCCGCACGTTCGCCATGAAAATGGGCCAATCCGTGGCGATGTTGCTGTTCACCGGTGTGAGCACGATCGGCATGGCGTCTGGAACCGGCTATCGCATCGCCGCCATCTGCGCCGCCGTGCTGTGTGGCATGGGAGGCCTCGTGTTCGCGTTCTACAACGAGCGCAAGGTGCTCAGCGTGCTCGAATCCTGAGCGTCATCGACGTGTGGAGGCGCGGCGGACCAGTATGGGTTTGATCAGCGTGGTGGCGTGCACATGCGCGTCGGCGTCACTCATGTGATCAAGCATTTGGGTCATGGCCTTGCGTCCGATATCGGTGGCGTTGGCGGCCACGCTGGTCAGCGGCAGTGAGCCGAGCGGTTTGATCTGTGCCTCATCACAGGCGATCACGCTGATGTCTTCGGGGATGCGCACGCCTTGGTCGAGCAGTGCGTTGACGACGCCTACGCCCAACGGCGTGTCCACGGTGATGATGCCGTCGGGGCGTTCGCCTTCCGGCATTGCGGCGATGGTCAGGCCGGATTCGTAGCCGTCTTCGATGTACAGGCCGCCGGAATCGATTACTTCCGCGGAGACTTGCGGCGTCCGGTTGCTGCGGGTGGCCAGCATGACGGCTTTCTGCACGCCAAGCTGGCGGTCCTGTACGGATTCGTAGTCGAATGAATGCGCCAGAAACGCGAGCTTCGTGCAGCCGGTGCGGATGAGTTCCTCGGCGGCGATCTGACCGGCCGACACGTTGTCGGTCATTATGGAGCAGACCGGATCGGCGTCGCGGGGGTTTGTGTGGTCGATGAGGATGATCGGAATTCCTGCGGCGCGCGCGGCCGCCACGTCTTCCGGCGAATCCTCCACGGTGCTCAGGATGATGCCGGCCACGTTCATGCCGATCAGCAGCCGCACCATATCGCTTTGCCGCTGTTTGTCGGACAATGCGTTGAGTCCCACGACCTGCATGCCGTGGTCCTCGCACACCTCCTGTGCGCCTTCGAAGATCGACGTGAACAGTGAGTGCTCGATGTCGGTCATCACGAAGCCGATTACGGGCGTGGCGTTGGATGCGGGGATCTGCCCGTTGCTGTGTTTCGGCACGTAGCCGAGGTCGGCGATGGCGCGGCTGATCTTCGTTTTCAGCGTTTCGGAGACACGTTCCGGATAGTTGAGATAGTTGGAGACGGTGCCGATGGAGACGCCTGCATGCTTGGCGATGTCGGAGACGCCGACTTTCTTGTTGGCTGGCATAGGGCCTCCTTCGGCTTGCGGTTGATGCTTTCAATGAAATATTAGATGAAGATCGCGATTCCCGTTTTGAAACTTTCAACACGCCGGGTGAAAAGTAGATTGAAAATTTCAAAACAAGGATTTATTCTTGAATTTGTCAAGGAAGAAATATCAAGTAACAGCGAGGTTCTTGAACGCTCTCGAGTCTCGTTGAATATTTCAAAAGAAGGAAAAGAGAAATGAACGCTGCAGCTCAGAAGAAGGAAGGAATCGGCGGGTACATGCCGCTCGCGGTTGCCGCAGGCATCGGTTCCATGCTGGGATCCGGCATCATCGTCGGCCTGTCCGCAACCATCACCGTCTGGCAGAACGGTCTCGGCCTCGACACCACCCAGGTCGGCCTGCTTTCCGGCATCCTGACCTTCGCCATCGCGTTCGGCTCGCTGTTCGGCGGCCGTCTGGCCGATAAGATCGGCCGTGTGCTGGTGTTCAACTGGATCAACCTGCTGTATGCCATCGGCGCCGCCATCTGCGTGTTCGCGCCGGACTTCACCGTACTGCTCATCGGCCTGATCATCGCCGGCGTCGCCTCGGGTGCGGATCTGCCGATCTCCATGACCATCGTCTCCCATGACGCCCCGAACGACAAGGTCGCCGCGCAGCTCGTCTCCACCACCCAGGTGTTCTGGCAGGTGGGCGTGTTCATCTCCTTCATCTGCGCGTTCCTCGTCTCCACCATGGAGGGTGCGATGGGCGGCCGCGTGGTCTTCGCCATCCTCGCCGTGTTCGCCGTCATCGCATGGCTGTGGCGTCTGATCTCCCCGACCTTCCGCCGCTTCCACGAGGAAGCCGACGCCCGTGATGCCGCCGCAGGCCACGTCGCCACCGCCACCGAGAAGGTCTCCGTCACCAAGATGCTGTTCGCAGGCACCGAAAACAGCAAGATGCTGCTCGGCTTCTTCCTGGCCATCACCATCTTCTACTGCGGCTGGAACCTGCTGGCCAACACCTGGGGTCAGTTCCAGACCTACATGCTGGTGCAGGCCAACGCCTCCCAGTCCCTGGCCACCGGCCTGGGCATCATCCTGAACTTCATCACCCTCGCCCTGAACATCGCCTTCGCCTCCATCGCAGGTGGCAAGTATCGCAACAAGCTGTTCTTCGTGGGCATGGGCATTTCCATCGTGGCCATGGTCTGCCTGGCTCTGGGCGGCACCAACATGTGGGTCATCTTCGGCGCCACCGCACTGATGAACCTCGGTGGTCCGTTCGCCGGCGAGGCCATGTACAAGGTGTGGACCCAGGAATCCTTCCCGATCGAGATCCGCGCCTCCATCCAGGGCTTCATCAACGGCTTCTCCCGCCTGCTGTGCGGCCTGTTCGCCCTGATCACCCCGGCCCTCGTGCTGCCGTCCACCATCAAGACCACCATGTGGTGCTTCGTGGGCGTGGTCGTGCTCGAACTGGTCGCCGGCTCGATCATGATCGCCAAGCAGAACAAGTACGGCACCGACGAGGAGCGCCAGCTCAAGGCCTCTTCCGCCGAAGCATGATACGACGCAGGGCGTCTCCCGCTGGAGGGAGGCGCCCTGCCCGCCGATAACAAAGGAGTTATGAGAATCATGGACACGCAAATCATCAAGCCGATTGCAGTGGGGGACCTGCACATCACGCGCTTTACCATCGAACACTTCCCGGGAGATGCGCTCGGCATTCCGACCGCCACCCCGCGCATGAACTGGACCTATTCCCGCACCGTTCCGGACGGCTCTCAGATTCTGCTGAAGATCAGCCGCCGCATTCCGGGCGCGCAGGCTCGGGAGGAGTACACCTACCTTCCTCCGGAAGACAATGTGCTCGTGCCTTGGCAGTTCACCCCGCTCGCTTCACGCGAAGAGGTCTTCGCCACCGTGCAGCTCGTGTCAGCCGCGCACAAGCCGCTGAGCGATCCCAGCGCCACCCTACACTTCGAGGCCGGCCTCATGCAGGAATACGAGCATGTCGCCGATTTCGTAGGACCGTCTTGGGCGGAACCGGAAACCGACCATCGCCATCTGCCGCTGGTGCGTACGGAAATCGCGATCAAGGCGAAGCCGAAGCGTGCACGCCTGTATCTGAGCGCCCTCGGCCTGGTCGAAGCGGAAATCAACGGCGTGAAAATCGGCAATGATGCGTTGATCCCCGGCTGGACCAACTACGAACAGCGCGTGCAGTGCTGGACCTACGACGTCACCGACGAGCTCAACGAGGGCGCCAACGCCATGGGCTTCTGGCTCGGCGACGGCTGGTATCGCGGCCGTCTCGGCTTTGATGGCGGCTATGTGAATTACTACGGCGATCGTCTCGGCGTGTTCGCGCAGCTCGAAATCGAATATGAGGACGGCGGCATCGAGCACGTCTACTCCAATGCGTGGGATCGTCAGTGGAAGGCCTCGCTCGGCCCGATCGTTTGCTCCGATTTGTGTGAGGGTGAACGGTACGACGCACGCCTCGAGCAGCCGGGCTGGTCCGAGCCGGGCTTTGACGACTCGAACTGGAAGCCGGTTTCCGAGATTTTCTATGATCCCGCGAAAATCGAGAATCCCGATACCTCACCGGTGCGCGCGCATGAAATCAACGAACCGGTATCCATCGCGCGCACCGGCGACACTCCTGACGGCCGTGGCATCTGGCTGGTCGACTTCGGCCAGAACTGCACGCAGCGCATCCGTCTACGCATCGCAGGCCTTGAGGCCGGGCAGAGCGTGGAATTGCATCATGTGGAGGTACTCGAACCGAACGGTGAGATCGCCACACGCACCTTGCGCCGCGGCCAGCAGCATGACATCTACACGTCCAACGGCACGGACGCCTGGTGGGAGCCGCGTTTCGCGATGCATGGCTTCCGTTATGCGCAGATCGAGGGCGTGGTGGGCGAGCTGACCGTCGCCGACATCGAATGCCATGTGTACCACTCCGTGATGGACCGTGCGGGCGAACTGGAAACCTCCAATCCGCTGCTCAATCGACTGCACGCCAATGCATCGTGGTCGATGCGTTCCAACTTCGTATCCGTTCCGCAGGACTGCCCGCAACGTGACGAGCGCATGGGCTGGACGGGCGATATCTGCCTGTTCGCGCCGACCGCCGCTTACCTGTATGACGTGTACGGCTTCCTCAAGAGCTGGCTCAAGGACGTTCGCGCCGATCAGGTCAAATGGGGTACGGTGCCGTTCTACGTGCCGTTCATTCCGCTCGGCGGCTGGGCTCATCCGCAGGCCATCTCCACGTGGGGCGATTCCGCGGTCGAAGTGCCGTGGGTGCTGTACATGGAGTCCGGCGATCCGCAGATTCTTGCCGATTCGTACGAGTTGAGCCGTGACTGGATCGACGAGGTGGCCGGATATCTCTCTGCCGACGGCGTATGGGACCGCCGCCCGGACTATGTGCTCGGACAGCTTGGTGATTGGCTTGACCCGACCGCTCCGCCGGACGATCCGACGCAGGCGATGACCGAGAAGGAGCTCGTCGCGACCGCCTTCTTCGCCCGTTCCTGCGCACAGGCCGAGCAGATTGCGCAGATTCTCGGCAAGAGCGAGGACGTCGTACGGTTCGGTGATTTGCGCAAGCATGTCACCTCCGGTTTCCTGGGACGTTTCACGAACCTGGACGGCACGATGACGTCCGACACGCAGTGCGCCTACGCGCTGGCGATTGCGTTCGGTCTGCTTGACGGTGAGCCGGTGCGCCGCGTGAAGGCCGGCAACCGCTTGGCCAAGCTCGTGCGCGAGTCCGGCGGCAAGGTGAGCACCGGTTTTGCGGGTACGCCGTTCGTGCTGCCGGCGCTGACCATGACCGGACATAACGAGGAGGCTTACGGGCTGTTGCTTTCCGAGGAGTGCCCGAGCTGGCTGTATCAGGTGAAGATGGGCGCCACCACCACGTGGGAACGTTGGGATTCCATGCGTCCGGACGGATCGCTCAACCCTGGCGGCATGACCTCGTTCAACCATTATGCGCTCGGCTCCGTTGCCGAATGGATGCATGCGCATATCGGCGGCCTCGAAGCCATCGAAGCCGGATGGAAGCGATTCCGCGTGGCGCCGGTGATCGGCGGCGGCATCGATCATGCCTCCACTGCGCACGTCACCCCGTACGGCAAGGCCTCCGTGGCTTGGAAGACTTCCGAAACGGGCGTGGAACTCGACGTGACCGTGCCGATCGGCGCCACCGCAGTGGTGGAACTGCCCGACCACGAACCGACCGAACTGATTGGCGGAACGCACCACTTGGTCGTGGCGCTGTAAATCGGATCCTTCCGCTGGCGGGCCGGGCCATGAAGCCCGCCAGCGGGGTCAACCCGGCTGCAAAACAATAAGAGAAAGGGATAATCATGTCACTCAACGATGAGTCGGCAGTCGCCGCCGCCATTCCACCAGAGGAAATCGCCCCAGATACCGGACGTCGCCTCACCACGGCCGAAAAACTGCGCTTCGGCATCGGCTTCGCACTGTTCTCGCTGCTGTGGATGACCGCCGGCACTTCCGGATCTGGCGTACTGCTGCCGCAGCGTTTCGACGAACTCAACATCGGCACCCCGGAAGTGATTCTGGGTGCGATGAACTCCGTCGGCTGCATCTTCGCGCTGTTCGCGAACATCATCTTCGGCGCGCTGTCCGATATCACGCGTTCGCGCTTCGGCAAGCGTACCCCGTGGATCGTGGCCGGCGGCTTCGTCACCGCGGCCGGCTATGTGCTGGCGTTCTCGTCCGCTTCGCTCGCGGGCATCGTGGCGGGCTGGTCCATCGTGCAGGTCGGCGTCAACATGATGATCGCCCCGGCCGTAGCCGTCCTGTCCGACCGCATCCCCGAAAACGTACGTGGCACCTTCTCGTCGTTCTACGGCGGCGCAATGATCGTCGGCCAGTCCGCCGGCACCTTCCTGGGATCGAAGTTCATCGACACCATGGGCGTCGGCTTCGTGATCGGCGCGGTGCTGTTCGCCATCACCGGCATTCTGACGATCATCATCTGGCCTGCCGAACGCTCGTCGAAGGTCGGCAGCGCGGCGGACGACACCAAGGCGAACGTGAAGCTCAGCCCGGCTGCCATTGCGAAGTCCTTCATTCCGCCGACCAAGAACTGCCGCGACTTCTATCTCGCACTCGTCGGCCGTCTGCTGCTGATTTTCGGATGGTCCATGATCTCCGGCTACCAGCTGTACATTCTCAAGAAGTATTGCGGACTTAGCGTTGACGATGCCGCTTCGACGCTTGCCACCATGTCGCTGATTTCGATGGTCGTGCTCATGATCTGCTCGGTCGTCTCCGGTCCGATCTCCGACAAGCTGCACAAGCGCAAGATCATCGTGGCCATCGGCTCCGTAATCATCGCCGTGGGCGTGGCGATTCCGTTCTTCATGCCGACCGCGCTGGGCATGATGCTCTACGCTGGCATCGGCGGCGTCGGCTACGGCATCTACATCGCCGTGGACCAGGCGCTGAACGTGGACGTGCTGCCAAGCGCCGACGAGGCCGGCAAGGACTTGGGCATCCTCAACCTCGCCAACACCGTCGGCCAGGTACTCGCCCCGGTCGCGACCGGCGCGATCGTGGTGGCCACCGGCAGCTACGCGCAGATCTTCCCGGTCGCCATCGTCTCCGTGCTCATCGGCGCCGTGGTGATCATGCTCATCAAGAAGGTCGCCTAACGCTGTTTTCCCTTCCCGAAACGTGAGCCTTGCCTGTCATTCCTGGTTGCGCAAACCTCGATAGCGGGCAAGGCTCACGCCGTTCCATGTCCCGCCTTGCTGGGCAAAGGGTGGCAGTAACCACTATGTGAGACGGAGCGCACAAGATAGGAAAATCAGAAATGGCGGGATTCCGCCATTTTGATGTCACCTACAACAAAATTCTTCAAAAATCAAGACTGTTCTTCGGGAATCTTCCGTTCTATGTTGTGGTCACGGTGCGCGTGTTGCGTACGGCAACGGGGGCGCATCAATCGAACTTTTGGAACGGGCTGAGAGAGAGGAACCGGTCTCATGTCATTGCGCGACGTGCGCTCGCAGGGCCTTGGCCGCATCACCGCCATCATCGCGGCGATGATGATTGCGCTTGCCACGATGTTCGCTTTCACGTCAATGCCGCAGCAGGCGCTTGCCGCCGACGACTCCCAGACGAATTTCGATTCCTGGACCGAGGTCGCGGCCAACATTGAAAAGCAGCTGGAGACCGCCGAGCAGGACTACAACGACGGCAACTACTATCAGGCCGGCACCGACTTCCAGAATGCGCACTGGGTCGGCTACGACGCATCCAACTTCTCCAAAGTCGTCAACGACACCATCGGAGCCGACAAGCAGAAAGCGCTGCTGCAGGAATTCACCGACCTCGAAAGCCTCGCCTACCAGCAGGATCAGGGCGACGCCATCACCGCCAAGGTCGATGCGCTGACCGCCGACCTCAACGCGACCGCGCAGACGCTCGACGCCGACACCAGCCTCGCCGATCCCAAGACATACGCGAAGCAGCGCGCGGAAGAGACCGCCAAGGAGCGTAAGAAGCTCGATGCCGCCAAGAAGAACTCGTCCAAGGGCAAGGGCGATCGTACTTGGAGCGACGTGGCCAGCGAAATGAACGTCATCCTCGACAAGGCATACAAGGCCGCTATCTCCGGCAAGGGTGCGGAAGGCTCCAGCCTCGTCAACAACGCGTACTACCAGTACTACGAGAAGCTCGGCTTCGAAAAGAACGTCATGAACGCGATCTCCGGCGACCGCGTCTCGCAGGTCGAATACCAGTTCAAGATGACCCGCAAGACCATGCGCGACGGCGGTTCCCAGAAAGAGATCAAAAAGCTCGTCGACGACCTCAAGAGCTGGCTCGTGGAAGACGCGGCCACGCTTGACGGCGGTGCGACCAGCAATGTCAACAGCTTCACCAAGTTCATCACCAGCTCCGTCGGACAGGCGTTCCTCATCCTGATCCGTGAGGGCCTCGAGGCGCTGCTGGTGGTGGCCGCGGTGATCGCCTACCTCGTGAAGTCGGGCAACAAGCGCTTCACCAAGTTCATCTACCTCGGCGTACTCGCCGGCTTGGCGGGCTCCGGCCTGATTGCGGTGCTCTTCACCTTCCTATTCGGCGGCTCCGGCCCGATTCAGGAGATTTCCGAAGGCGTGTGCGCGCTCATCGCCATGGCCATGCTGCTGTGGACCAGCAACTGGATGCTCAACAAGAGCTCCGTGGAAGCGTGGAACCGCTATATCCGCAACAAAACCGAAGCCGCTGTGGCCAGCGCGCAAAGCAAGATGGAGGCCGGTGAAGGCGTAAGTTTCGGCATGGTCGTCTCACTCGCCATGCTGAGCTTCCTCGCCGTGTTCCGTGAAGGCGCCGAAACCGTGATCTTCTACGAGTCCATCTATTCGATGAGCCAAGACTCGCGAGGCATGTGGATTGGCGGCATTGCGGCCGCGGTCGTGCTGCTGATCATCTTCTTCGTGCTACGTTTCACCTCCGTGAAGATTCCGATCGGCCCGTTCTTCCTTGTCACGTCGATTCTGATGGCCGTACTGGTCGTCATCTTCGCCGGTGGCGGCATCCACGCGCTGATCGAAGGCGACCTGATCGAAGGCACCTACCTGAGCAACGTACCGACCAATGACTGGATCGGCCTGTACCCGTACGTCGAATGTCTCGTGGCACAGGTGTTGGCCGCCATCGCCGTGATCACGCTGTTCGTGGTCGGCTTCGTCAAGAAGCGCAAACTCAAGATTTCCGATATTTCCTAAACGAAACTCCCAAGAAACAAAGGAAGAGATAATGAAGAACAAGAAGATCGCCGCTCTGCTCGGCCTCCTGCTGGCCGGTTCCATGGCCTTCTCGCTGTCCGGCTGCGGCAACAGCAATAGCTCCGCCTCCAACGACAAGAGCAGCAGCTCCTCGTCCACGGCCACCGACGATTCCAGCAAGGATGACTCCAGCTCCGACGATTCCGCCGGCTTCGAAGAGATTCAGGTCGACGAGAAGCACTCCGATCAGGAAGTCGGCCCGCTGACCGTCAACGCCGTATACTTCCAGCCGATCGATATGGAGCCGTCCGGCATGGGTCTGAAGGCCGCCGACGCCAGCTTCCATCTCGAAGCCGACATCCACGCCAACCAGAAGGGCACCGAACTCGGCTACGGTAAGGGTGACTTCGTTCCGGATCTGACCGTGAACTATGACATCATCGACAAGACCTCCAACGAATCCGTCGGCTCCGGTACCTTCATGCAGATGAACGCCTCCGACGGCCCGCACTACGGCGCCAACGTCAAGCTCGACAAGGCCGGCTCCTACAAGCTCGTGCTGAAGATCGAATCCCCGGAGAAGAAGGGCTGGATGCTGCACGTCGATCCGGAAACCGGCGTCAAGGGCCGCTTCTGGACCGAGCCGCTTGAGGTCACCTTCCCGGATTGGAACTACACTCCGCAGGAGTGGTGAGCCCCACCATTTAAACCATAAATGCAGTTGAGTCGGAGCTCGCGAAAAGCGGGTTCCGACTTCATGCGTAATTGTAAGGGGAAAGATGCTGCTGCAGTATGTGACGGTGTTGCAGGGATTGCTGGCACCGGCTTTGCTGATCATGGCGCTGAACGTGATGCTCACCGTCGGTGAGGGGCGTGACAAGCCGCTGAGCGCGTACTGGCGCTTGACCGGCTTCCTCGTCGGATTCGCGGGCGCCATCGTGTTCGCCGCGCTGCGTGCCACGGCCGTCATCACGCAGCGTACTTTCGTCAACTATCCGACGCTATGGTGTTGCGTGATCTTTGACATTGCGGTGTTCGTCATCGTGATCTTCGCGCGACGCATCACCACGGCATGGCATGATCATCGTCCCCTGCTGGATGCGGCCAATCTCATCGCCGCGCTGGCCATCGCCGCCACCACCTTCCGTGCGCTGCCGGACGTGATCCTGCGTCTTACGATTTTCGTCGAGCCGGGCGATCCGGTCTTCACCTCCGATATGCTGCTCCGCGCGCTCGGCTTCGCGCTCGGCGCCGCCACCGCGATCATCGCGGCCTGCATCTTCCGTACGATGCGCTCCACCGCCGTGCGCTGGTCGTTCACCACGGCCGTGCTGCTGCTCATCATGCTGCTGTTCGCCTCTCATTTCACCGATCTGGCGCAGCTGCTGCAATCCAAGCGCATCGTCAGCTTCCCGACCGCCGCATTCCTGGCGCTCGTGTGGGGCATCAATCATCAGCGCGAAATGGCCATCGCCATGGCGCTCGTATTCGTCATTCCGGCGGCTGCCAGCATCGTCATGGGCTTCAAGATCAAACCGACCGGACCCAACGAGGCGATCGCACGTTCCCATGTGGCGTTCCGCCGTCGCGCGAAGGCCGCCGGCGCATGGAGCCTTGTCGCCATGATCGGCATCACCGTGGCATTGACCTATGGCGTAGCGCAGACGCAGAAGGTCATCACCCTTTCGCCGCCTGAAGAGTACTCGCTCAAGGACGGTGTGGCCACCATCACCTTCAGCCAGGTTTCCGACGGCCACCTGCACCGCTTCCAATACAAGGCGAAGGATGGCACCGTCATGCGCTTCATCATCATCAAGAAGAACGGCGGCGC encodes:
- a CDS encoding MFS transporter produces the protein MSGGAAQTVQSGQSRKALDLPMPKVWAFAVGQFGWALLSGIISNWLVYFYQPDNETIAQGQTVFVPQGLAVLGVVTVVGGITAFARFFDAFVDPAVASLSDRCQSAVGRRMPFLKCAALPLALVTVLVFWSPINGTSWVNGVFLFVAVIGYYIALTFYCTPYNALIAELGHDSKQQLTISTAISFTWVAGTAIAYVAPVVWAGFVPGLGRVNAIRLTFSIMAAIALACMLVPPLAIKERDYVNSQPTSESTVESLKQTFGDGEFRKFVCSDVVYWVAITTFQTGLPFFVTSLLKLPETTTTIYFVLMTAVSVLFYLPVNLMANHVGKKRILLVAFAIFTCAFAFAGALGSGLLGAIPPMAQGLILSIVGAIPMAAFGILPQAIVANIADASSKTTGQDRQGMFYAARTFAMKMGQSVAMLLFTGVSTIGMASGTGYRIAAICAAVLCGMGGLVFAFYNERKVLSVLES
- a CDS encoding LacI family DNA-binding transcriptional regulator — protein: MPANKKVGVSDIAKHAGVSIGTVSNYLNYPERVSETLKTKISRAIADLGYVPKHSNGQIPASNATPVIGFVMTDIEHSLFTSIFEGAQEVCEDHGMQVVGLNALSDKQRQSDMVRLLIGMNVAGIILSTVEDSPEDVAAARAAGIPIILIDHTNPRDADPVCSIMTDNVSAGQIAAEELIRTGCTKLAFLAHSFDYESVQDRQLGVQKAVMLATRSNRTPQVSAEVIDSGGLYIEDGYESGLTIAAMPEGERPDGIITVDTPLGVGVVNALLDQGVRIPEDISVIACDEAQIKPLGSLPLTSVAANATDIGRKAMTQMLDHMSDADAHVHATTLIKPILVRRASTRR
- a CDS encoding MFS transporter; the protein is MNAAAQKKEGIGGYMPLAVAAGIGSMLGSGIIVGLSATITVWQNGLGLDTTQVGLLSGILTFAIAFGSLFGGRLADKIGRVLVFNWINLLYAIGAAICVFAPDFTVLLIGLIIAGVASGADLPISMTIVSHDAPNDKVAAQLVSTTQVFWQVGVFISFICAFLVSTMEGAMGGRVVFAILAVFAVIAWLWRLISPTFRRFHEEADARDAAAGHVATATEKVSVTKMLFAGTENSKMLLGFFLAITIFYCGWNLLANTWGQFQTYMLVQANASQSLATGLGIILNFITLALNIAFASIAGGKYRNKLFFVGMGISIVAMVCLALGGTNMWVIFGATALMNLGGPFAGEAMYKVWTQESFPIEIRASIQGFINGFSRLLCGLFALITPALVLPSTIKTTMWCFVGVVVLELVAGSIMIAKQNKYGTDEERQLKASSAEA
- a CDS encoding alpha-L-rhamnosidase is translated as MRIMDTQIIKPIAVGDLHITRFTIEHFPGDALGIPTATPRMNWTYSRTVPDGSQILLKISRRIPGAQAREEYTYLPPEDNVLVPWQFTPLASREEVFATVQLVSAAHKPLSDPSATLHFEAGLMQEYEHVADFVGPSWAEPETDHRHLPLVRTEIAIKAKPKRARLYLSALGLVEAEINGVKIGNDALIPGWTNYEQRVQCWTYDVTDELNEGANAMGFWLGDGWYRGRLGFDGGYVNYYGDRLGVFAQLEIEYEDGGIEHVYSNAWDRQWKASLGPIVCSDLCEGERYDARLEQPGWSEPGFDDSNWKPVSEIFYDPAKIENPDTSPVRAHEINEPVSIARTGDTPDGRGIWLVDFGQNCTQRIRLRIAGLEAGQSVELHHVEVLEPNGEIATRTLRRGQQHDIYTSNGTDAWWEPRFAMHGFRYAQIEGVVGELTVADIECHVYHSVMDRAGELETSNPLLNRLHANASWSMRSNFVSVPQDCPQRDERMGWTGDICLFAPTAAYLYDVYGFLKSWLKDVRADQVKWGTVPFYVPFIPLGGWAHPQAISTWGDSAVEVPWVLYMESGDPQILADSYELSRDWIDEVAGYLSADGVWDRRPDYVLGQLGDWLDPTAPPDDPTQAMTEKELVATAFFARSCAQAEQIAQILGKSEDVVRFGDLRKHVTSGFLGRFTNLDGTMTSDTQCAYALAIAFGLLDGEPVRRVKAGNRLAKLVRESGGKVSTGFAGTPFVLPALTMTGHNEEAYGLLLSEECPSWLYQVKMGATTTWERWDSMRPDGSLNPGGMTSFNHYALGSVAEWMHAHIGGLEAIEAGWKRFRVAPVIGGGIDHASTAHVTPYGKASVAWKTSETGVELDVTVPIGATAVVELPDHEPTELIGGTHHLVVAL
- a CDS encoding MFS transporter, which produces MSLNDESAVAAAIPPEEIAPDTGRRLTTAEKLRFGIGFALFSLLWMTAGTSGSGVLLPQRFDELNIGTPEVILGAMNSVGCIFALFANIIFGALSDITRSRFGKRTPWIVAGGFVTAAGYVLAFSSASLAGIVAGWSIVQVGVNMMIAPAVAVLSDRIPENVRGTFSSFYGGAMIVGQSAGTFLGSKFIDTMGVGFVIGAVLFAITGILTIIIWPAERSSKVGSAADDTKANVKLSPAAIAKSFIPPTKNCRDFYLALVGRLLLIFGWSMISGYQLYILKKYCGLSVDDAASTLATMSLISMVVLMICSVVSGPISDKLHKRKIIVAIGSVIIAVGVAIPFFMPTALGMMLYAGIGGVGYGIYIAVDQALNVDVLPSADEAGKDLGILNLANTVGQVLAPVATGAIVVATGSYAQIFPVAIVSVLIGAVVIMLIKKVA
- a CDS encoding FTR1 family iron permease: MSLRDVRSQGLGRITAIIAAMMIALATMFAFTSMPQQALAADDSQTNFDSWTEVAANIEKQLETAEQDYNDGNYYQAGTDFQNAHWVGYDASNFSKVVNDTIGADKQKALLQEFTDLESLAYQQDQGDAITAKVDALTADLNATAQTLDADTSLADPKTYAKQRAEETAKERKKLDAAKKNSSKGKGDRTWSDVASEMNVILDKAYKAAISGKGAEGSSLVNNAYYQYYEKLGFEKNVMNAISGDRVSQVEYQFKMTRKTMRDGGSQKEIKKLVDDLKSWLVEDAATLDGGATSNVNSFTKFITSSVGQAFLILIREGLEALLVVAAVIAYLVKSGNKRFTKFIYLGVLAGLAGSGLIAVLFTFLFGGSGPIQEISEGVCALIAMAMLLWTSNWMLNKSSVEAWNRYIRNKTEAAVASAQSKMEAGEGVSFGMVVSLAMLSFLAVFREGAETVIFYESIYSMSQDSRGMWIGGIAAAVVLLIIFFVLRFTSVKIPIGPFFLVTSILMAVLVVIFAGGGIHALIEGDLIEGTYLSNVPTNDWIGLYPYVECLVAQVLAAIAVITLFVVGFVKKRKLKISDIS
- a CDS encoding iron transporter — protein: MKNKKIAALLGLLLAGSMAFSLSGCGNSNSSASNDKSSSSSSTATDDSSKDDSSSDDSAGFEEIQVDEKHSDQEVGPLTVNAVYFQPIDMEPSGMGLKAADASFHLEADIHANQKGTELGYGKGDFVPDLTVNYDIIDKTSNESVGSGTFMQMNASDGPHYGANVKLDKAGSYKLVLKIESPEKKGWMLHVDPETGVKGRFWTEPLEVTFPDWNYTPQEW